The following nucleotide sequence is from Deinococcota bacterium.
GCGCCCTTGACCCGTGGAAACGCTCAACCTCATCGACCTCGCCAAGGCGGCCGGAGGCGGGCTCCGGCCGGTGCCCGGCACCGGCTTCGAGGTACAGGCGCTGCTCACTCCCAGGGGCGAGACGCTCGAGCGCGAGCTGTGGCTGCTCGTCTTGCAGGGCGAGCTCCTTATCGACCTGCCGCACGGCGACTTTCGCCACCTGAGGCGCGGCGACAGCCTGAGGCTCGAGGCGGGCCTGAAGGTCACCCTGAAGATCACCCTGACCCCGCTCGGCGAGACGGTGCTGCTTCGCGGCTGAGTCCCTCGCCCTAGCTAAGACCGGCGCTCTCGCAAAAACTGAGACATCAAAGCCTGAGATATTAATGAGGCTTACCAAAATTTTGCCGCAACTTGAGTATAACCAAGGCAGTGATCAACACTCGATTGGAGGAACCGTTATGCTACGCTACGCCATAATCTTTCTCGTCATCGCCATCATCGCCGCCATTTTCGGCTTCGGCGGTATCGCCGGCACCGCATCCACCATCGCCGTGTGGTTGTTCTGGATTGCCGTCATCATCTTCGTCGTCACGCTGATCATGGGCTTGGTAAGCGGACGAAGGCCCTAAAGCCGCAGGTCGGTACCTAGCCGAGCGACAAAGCAAACTCACAGGCCCTGCTGCGACAGTAGGGCCTTTTCCCTGCGGTCGGGCTGCTTTTGGTAAGCTGATATGTGGCACAGCGCTATCACTTACGGGAGGGCATCATCATCCGCCGCATGGAGCTGCCGAGCGGTGACGTGGTGGTCACGCTCTTTAGCGAGGGCGGCAAGTGGCGGGGCCTGGCCCGCAAGGGCAAGCTGCCCGGCGGCAACCTGGGTCGTTTGAGCCTCTTTCATCACGTCACCTTGCAGCACTACGCCAAAAACGACGAGGACCTCTCGGTCATCACCCAGGTGAGCCTGAA
It contains:
- a CDS encoding DUF1328 domain-containing protein; this encodes MLRYAIIFLVIAIIAAIFGFGGIAGTASTIAVWLFWIAVIIFVVTLIMGLVSGRRP